One genomic window of Conger conger chromosome 7, fConCon1.1, whole genome shotgun sequence includes the following:
- the LOC133133050 gene encoding organic cation/carnitine transporter 2-like, which yields MTTTDYDDVTKFLGEWGHFQKLIALLLCISVIPNGLTGFSVVFIADTPPHHCLIPPNANISAEWRNYSIPLEEDNGEMRYSKCTRYKLDVIKRLSDNGSVPGIDVNVTEIEQESCEDGWHYDRSIYISTIVSEWDLVCSDAWKVPMTTSVLFFGLLTGAFFSGQLSDRFGRKNILFVTIGVQTLFIFFQIFSTSWFMFSALFFVVGMGEVSNFVTAFVLGTEVLTPRIRTIYCTAGVSTFFAVGYMLLPLTAFFIRDWRMLLIAIALPGVFCFPLWRLIPESPRWLLSQGRVEEAEAILRGAAKKNGVKAPEVIFQPLQETLNHHNICDLIKSSSIRWITIKLILMWVIICLGYFALSLNTSNLSGDPFLNSFFSAAVEVPAYILAWPLFRSCPRRLCLSPTLFLSGAVLLVTQLIPGKLSSVSIALEMMGKFGFSVAYILVYAFTAELYPTVLRNTAVGTCSTISQLGNIAAPYFLYMGTYYKSLPYILMGSLCALGGLLGLLLPETYGLPLPDTIDHMQTIQRYKKRQTSNRGRPVV from the exons ATGACCACAACAGACTATGACGATGTTACCAAATTTCTGGGAGaatggggacattttcaaaaactGATCGCATTACTCCTCTGTATAAGCGTAATTCCTAACGGGTTGACAGGTTTTTCCGTTGTATTCATCGCTGACACGCCTCCGCACCACTGCTTGATACCACCAAACGCCAATATTAGCGCAGAATGGAGAAACTATTCTATTCCACTGGAAGAAGATAATGGGGAGATGCGGTACAGCAAATGCACCCGGTACAAACTGGACGTAATAAAGCGTCTTTCAGACAACGGATCCGTGCCTGGAATCGACGTGAATGTCACTGAAATAGAACAGGAAAGCTGTGAGGATGGATGGCATTACGACCGATCAATTTACATTTCAACCATCGTGTCCGAG TGGGATCTGGTGTGTAGTGATGCATGGAAGGTCCCCATGACCACTTCTGTGTTATTCTTTGGATTGTTAACGGGAGCCTTTTTTTCTGGACAATTGTCGGACAG GTTTGGGAGAAAAAACATTCTCTTCGTTACAATCGGAGTTCAGACTTTGTTCATATTCTTCCAGATTTTCTCCACGTCCTGGTTTatgttctctgcacttttcTTTGTAGTTGGAATGGGAGAAGTTTCTAACTTTGTGACGGCATTTGTCCTAG GAACAGAAGTTTTGACTCCACGCATTCGGACCATATACTGCACTGCGGGAGTGTCCACTTTTTTTGCCGTTGGCTACATGTTGCTTCCCCTGACGGCCTTCTTCATCAGAGACTGGAGAATGCTGCTGATCGCCATAGCTCTGCCAGGAGTTTTCTGTTTCCCCCTGTGGAG GTTAATCCCGGAGTCTCCCCGATGGCTTCTCTCTCAGGGCCGGGTGGAGGAGGCAGAGGCCATTTTGAGAGGTGCTGCCAAGAAGAACGGAGTCAAAGCCCCGGAGGTCATCTTTCAGCCTCTCCAG GAAACGTTGAACCACCACAACATCTGTGATCTCATTAAGTCCAGCAGCATCCGCTGGATCACGATCAAACTGATCCTAATGTG GGTGATAATCTGCCTTGGGTACTTTGCCTTATCTTTGAACACCTCAAATCTGTCTGGGGACCCCTTTTTGAACAGTTTCTTCTCGGCGGCTGTTGAAGTCCCAGCCTACATTTTGGCCTGGCCCCTATTTCGCTCTTGCCCAAGGcgactgtgtctctctcccacgCTGTTCCTCAGTGGAGCGGTACTACTGGTCACACAGCTCATACCAGGAA AGCTGAGTTCAGTGTCTATCGCGCTGGAGATGATGGGGAAATTTGGATTCTCGGTGGCTTACATTCTGGTGTACGCTTTCACGGCGGAGCTGTACCCCACCGTCCTGAGGAACACCGCGGTGGGCACCTGCTCCACCATCTCCCAGCTGGGCAACATCGCCGCACCCTATTTCCTCTATATGG GAACCTATTACAAGTCCTTGCCATACATACTAATGGGGAGCCTCTGTGCTTTGGGGGGGTTGCTTGGCCTCCTGCTTCCTGAGACCTATGGTTTGCCTCTCCCAGACACCATCGATCACATGCAGACTATTCAAAG GTATAAAAAGCGACAAACATCAAatagagggcggcctgtagtgtag
- the LOC133132475 gene encoding organic cation/carnitine transporter 2-like: MTTTDYDDVTKFLGEWGHFQKLIALLLCISVIPNGLTGFSVVFIADTPPHHCLIPPNANISAEWRNYSIPLEEDNGEMRYSKYTRYKLDVIKRLSDNGSVPGIDVNVTEIEQESCKDGWHYDRSIYISTIVSEWDLVCSDAWKVPMTTSVLFFGLLTGAFFSGQLSDRFIPESPRWLLSQGRVEEAEAILRGAAKKNRVKAPEVIFQPLQAEHQETLNHHNICDLIKSSSIRWITIKLILMWVIICLGYFALSLNTSNLSGDPFLNSFFSAAVEVPAYILAWPLFRSCPRRLCLSPTLFLSGVVLLVTQLIPGKLSSVSIALEMMGKFGFSVAYILVYAFTAELYPTVLRNTAVGTCSTISQLGNIAAPYFLYMGTYYKSLPYILMGSLCALGGLLGLLLPETYGLPLPETIDHMQTIQRYKKRQTSNRGRPVV; encoded by the exons ATGACCACGACAGACTATGACGATGTTACCAAATTTCTGGGAGaatggggacattttcaaaaactGATCGCATTACTCCTCTGTATAAGCGTAATTCCTAACGGGTTGACAGGTTTTTCCGTTGTATTCATCGCTGACACGCCTCCGCACCACTGCTTGATAccaccaaatgccaatattaGCGCAGAATGGAGAAACTATTCTATTCCACTGGAAGAAGATAATGGGGAGATGCGGTACAGCAAATACACCCGATACAAACTGGACGTAATAAAGCGTCTTTCAGACAACGGATCCGTGCCTGGAATCGACGTGAATGTCACTGAAATAGAACAGGAAAGCTGTAAGGATGGATGGCATTACGACCGATCAATTTACATTTCAACCATCGTGTCCGAG TGGGATCTGGTGTGTAGTGATGCATGGAAGGTCCCCATGACCACTTCTGTGTTATTCTTTGGATTGTTAACGGGAGCCTTTTTTTCTGGACAATTGTCGGACAG GTTCATCCCGGAGTCTCCCCGATGGCTTCTCTCTCAGGGCCGGGTGGAGGAGGCAGAGGCCATTTTGAGAGGTGCTGCCAAGAAGAACAGAGTCAAAGCCCCGGAGGTCATCTTTCAACCTCTCCAG GCAGAACACCAGGAAACGTTGAACCACCACAACATCTGTGATCTCATTAAGTCCAGCAGCATCCGCTGGATCACGATCAAACTGATCCTAATGTG GGTGATAATCTGCCTTGGGTACTTTGCCTTATCTTTGAACACCTCAAATCTGTCTGGGGACCCCTTTTTGAACAGTTTCTTCTCGGCGGCTGTTGAAGTCCCAGCCTACATTTTGGCCTGGCCCCTATTTCGCTCTTGCCCAAGGcgactgtgtctctctcccacgCTGTTCCTCAGTGGAGTGGTATTACTGGTCACACAGCTCATACCAGGAA AGCTGAGTTCAGTGTCTATTGCACTGGAGATGATGGGGAAATTTGGATTCTCGGTGGCTTACATTCTGGTGTACGCTTTCACGGCGGAGCTGTACCCCACCGTCCTGAGGAACACCGCGGTGGGCACCTGCTCCACCATCTCCCAGCTGGGCAACATCGCCGCACCCTATTTCCTCTATATGG GAACCTATTACAAGTCCTTGCCATACATATTAATGGGGAGCCTCTGTGCTTTGGGGGGGTTGCTTGGCCTCCTGCTTCCTGAGACCTATGGTTTGCCTCTCCCAGAGACCATCGATCACATGCAGACTATTCAAAG GTATAAAAAGCGACAAACATCAAAtcgagggcggcctgtagtgtag